The genomic interval AGACAACCCGAGATCGGCGAGCTCGCACCACCCATCAAAGCGACTACCGCGACCGGCGAGCCGTTCGACCTCGCCGAGCATCTCGGCGGCTACGTGGTCATCTGGTTCTTCCCGCGCTCGAACACACCTGGTTGAACTCATGAGGCCAAGGACTTCCAGGCTGGGAAGTCGCAGTTCGACGCGCTGGGCGCCACCATCGTGGGCGTCAGCGCCGACAAGCCCGAGATCCAGAAGCGCTTCATCGACGCGTACGACTTGCAGTTCCCGCTCGTTCCCGATCCCGGCAAGCAGATCATCGACGCATATGGCGCTCGTGAGGTTGTGGGCCTGACGGCCAAGCGGCGCACGTTCTTGGTGGGCCCGGACGGGAAGATCGCGCACGTTTGGCCGGCGGTGAAGGTGGAAGGCCACGCAGACGACGTGCTTTCGACGATCCAAGCGCTCGCCGCCGGCAAGTAGCACAGCCCCGCCAACTCAGACAGGAGCACCAACTCAGACAGGAGCACCAATGAACACGTCACCCGAGGTCCTGGCCTCACTCAACGAAGACCTCGCACTCGAGCACGGCGCTATCCTGCAGTACGTCATCCACGGCGTTCAGCTGCGCGACGTGGGAATCACCGATCCCGTCCGCAAGACTGCCCGCGAAGAGATGTGGCACTTCGAATGGCTGGCCGAGGCCATCCGCGACC from Coriobacteriia bacterium carries:
- a CDS encoding redoxin domain-containing protein, which translates into the protein MNRQPEIGELAPPIKATTATGEPFDLAEHLGGYVVIWFFPRSNTPG